TTACTCCTTCTTTGATTCCCAATAAAATAGCAATTTCATGTGATTTGCCTCTAGTGTTTTGGGAGCGGCCTGAAAGCACATTTTGTACTTGGTGATAAGAATAACCATATTTTTTTGCCCACTGCGCAATAGTTATGCCAGAGAATAAAAATTCTTTTTTCACATCTTCTACTGTTTTAGTAGCCATGATCATTACCAGAACGCCAATTACAAGTTAAAACTAATATTTAGATAATAAATAAAAGAAATAACATTGTAAATAAATAAGTATATATTTGTATGAATATATATAAGTAAGTATAATTATTAAATAAACTTTATTAATGGATGGAATAACTATTGTATTGTCAAATCCTCGCAGAAACCTTTGGTAA
This portion of the Entomomonas sp. E2T0 genome encodes:
- a CDS encoding DNA-binding protein; this encodes MATKTVEDVKKEFLFSGITIAQWAKKYGYSYHQVQNVLSGRSQNTRGKSHEIAILLGIKEGVIIKNY